A genomic segment from Stenotrophomonas maltophilia encodes:
- a CDS encoding SIS domain-containing protein: protein MSLSDPTATLMFAEAAEAADVVARQFSRNHATMETLAASLRAAPPPFVVTCARGSSDHAATYGKYLLETQLGLVVASASPSVGSVYAAPLQLRGALFIVISQSGKSPDLLRNAEAAKAAGARVIALVNVEDSPLAQLADTVIPLHAGAEKSVAATKSYLASLAALLQLAAYWKQDSSLRAALDLLPDAMREAWQCDWSAVTEGLVDATNLFVLGRGLGLGAAQEAALKFKETCSLHAEAYSSAEVKHGPMALVDRGFPVLAFAQPDETGAGTRAVVDEFTARGAQVWMAGAGGNLPVAAAPHPLCAPLLTVQSFYRAINALALRRGFNPDLPPHLNKVTETV from the coding sequence ATGTCGCTGTCAGACCCCACCGCTACCCTGATGTTCGCCGAGGCCGCTGAAGCGGCCGACGTGGTTGCCCGCCAGTTCTCGCGCAACCACGCCACCATGGAAACCCTGGCCGCCAGCCTGCGCGCCGCGCCGCCGCCGTTCGTGGTCACCTGCGCACGCGGCAGCTCCGACCATGCCGCCACCTATGGCAAGTACCTGCTGGAAACCCAGCTGGGCCTGGTGGTTGCCTCGGCCTCGCCGTCGGTGGGCTCGGTCTATGCCGCACCGCTGCAGTTGCGCGGTGCACTGTTCATCGTCATTTCGCAGTCGGGCAAGAGCCCGGACCTGCTGCGCAACGCCGAGGCAGCCAAGGCCGCCGGCGCGCGCGTGATCGCGCTGGTCAACGTCGAGGATTCGCCGCTGGCGCAGCTGGCCGACACGGTCATTCCGCTGCATGCCGGTGCCGAAAAGAGCGTGGCGGCGACCAAGAGTTACCTGGCCTCGCTGGCCGCACTGCTGCAGCTGGCCGCCTACTGGAAACAGGACAGCAGCCTGCGAGCAGCGCTGGACCTGCTGCCGGACGCGATGCGTGAGGCCTGGCAGTGCGACTGGAGCGCAGTGACCGAAGGCCTGGTCGATGCCACCAACCTGTTCGTGCTCGGCCGCGGCCTGGGCCTGGGTGCGGCGCAGGAAGCGGCGCTGAAGTTCAAGGAAACCTGCAGCCTGCACGCCGAAGCCTACAGCTCGGCCGAGGTCAAGCACGGCCCGATGGCGCTGGTCGATCGCGGTTTCCCGGTGCTGGCTTTCGCCCAGCCGGACGAAACCGGCGCCGGCACGCGTGCGGTGGTCGATGAATTCACCGCACGCGGTGCGCAGGTATGGATGGCCGGTGCCGGCGGCAACCTGCCGGTGGCCGCCGCGCCGCACCCGCTGTGCGCACCGCTGCTGACCGTGCAGAGCTTCTATCGCGCGATCAACGCGTTGGCGCTGCGTCGTGGCTTCAATCCGGATCTGCCGCCGCATCTGAACAAGGTTACGGAGACGGTGTGA
- a CDS encoding glucokinase family protein has translation MTASHPAPSHVLSRVAPSFLAADVGGTHVRVARVQASGDTAHPVQVLEYRKYRNADHAGLSAILSDFLGEGPRPTHCVVASAGYAREDGTVITANLPWPLSARQVEADVGLQRVYIVNDFEAVAYAAAQVDASGVLHLCGPDTAARGPTLVVGPGTGLGAALWIPTAHGPVVLPTEAGQPTLAASTELEMAIVRHMQRDRAHVSIEHAISGPGLMNLYRAVCALQGQAPTLASPDAVTAAAMADTDAHARQALDVFCGLLGSTIGDMALFYGAHGGVYLAGGILPQIREYLHASTFVERYLQKGPMGEALARIPVKVVEHGQLGVVGAASWYLQQSAA, from the coding sequence GTGACCGCCAGCCACCCCGCCCCCTCGCATGTCCTGTCCCGCGTCGCGCCCTCGTTCCTGGCCGCGGACGTCGGTGGCACCCATGTGCGCGTGGCCCGGGTCCAGGCCAGCGGTGACACCGCCCATCCGGTGCAGGTGCTGGAATACCGCAAGTACCGCAACGCCGACCATGCCGGCCTCAGCGCAATCCTGTCCGACTTCCTCGGCGAGGGCCCGCGGCCCACGCATTGCGTGGTCGCCAGCGCCGGCTACGCCCGCGAGGACGGCACGGTGATCACCGCCAACCTGCCGTGGCCGCTGTCGGCACGCCAGGTGGAGGCCGATGTCGGCCTGCAGCGGGTCTACATCGTCAACGACTTCGAAGCGGTGGCCTATGCCGCCGCGCAGGTGGACGCCAGTGGCGTGCTGCATCTGTGCGGGCCGGACACCGCTGCGCGTGGCCCGACCTTGGTGGTCGGTCCCGGCACCGGCCTCGGCGCCGCGCTGTGGATTCCCACTGCGCATGGCCCGGTGGTGCTTCCCACCGAAGCCGGCCAGCCGACCCTCGCCGCCAGCACCGAACTGGAAATGGCCATCGTCCGCCACATGCAGCGCGACCGCGCCCATGTGTCGATCGAACATGCGATCTCCGGCCCGGGCCTGATGAACCTGTACCGCGCGGTGTGCGCGCTGCAGGGGCAGGCACCGACGCTGGCCAGCCCTGATGCGGTCACCGCCGCCGCCATGGCCGATACCGATGCGCACGCGCGCCAGGCGCTGGATGTGTTCTGCGGCCTGCTCGGCAGCACCATCGGCGACATGGCCCTGTTCTATGGTGCCCACGGTGGCGTCTACCTGGCCGGCGGCATCCTGCCGCAGATCCGCGAATACCTGCACGCCAGCACGTTCGTCGAACGCTACCTGCAGAAGGGGCCGATGGGCGAAGCGCTGGCACGCATCCCGGTAAAGGTCGTCGAGCACGGCCAGCTGGGCGTAGTCGGCGCTGCCAGCTGGTACCTGCAGCAGTCGGCCGCCTGA
- a CDS encoding sugar MFS transporter yields the protein MSAVPAASARPNVATSIAIVGVLFFLIGFFTWLNGPLITFVKLAFELSEVGAFLVLMVFYLSYFFLALPASWILRRTGMKKGLSLSLLVMAGGAALFGEFATQRWYPGALGGLFVIGSGLALLQTAINPYISILGPIETAARRIALMGICNKIAGILAPIVIGTVVLHGIGDLSATVAAADEATKAQLLNEFAAKIHAPYLAMAGLLVLLAVAVLFSPLPEIKSSEANATPVAAGAAERRSIFQFPHLWLGVLCLFVYVGVEVMAGDAIGTYGHGFDLPLDQTKMFTAFTLFAMLIGYVVGLLVIPNVVSQSRYLTFSAVLGVVFCLGAWATHGYVSVAFVALLGFANAMMWPAIFPLAIRGLGRFTETGSALLVMGIAGGAIIPQLFAVLKQHIDFQLVFVLLMVPCYLYILFYSVIGHRAGLPQDKA from the coding sequence ATGTCCGCCGTCCCCGCTGCAAGCGCGCGCCCGAACGTGGCCACCTCCATCGCCATCGTTGGCGTGTTGTTCTTCCTGATCGGCTTCTTCACCTGGCTCAACGGCCCGTTGATCACCTTCGTCAAGCTCGCCTTCGAGCTCAGCGAGGTCGGCGCCTTCCTGGTGCTGATGGTGTTCTACCTGTCCTACTTCTTCCTCGCCCTGCCGGCCTCATGGATCCTGCGCCGCACCGGCATGAAGAAGGGCCTGAGCCTGAGCCTGCTGGTGATGGCCGGTGGTGCCGCGTTGTTCGGTGAATTCGCCACCCAGCGCTGGTACCCGGGTGCGCTCGGCGGCCTGTTCGTGATCGGCAGCGGCCTGGCCCTGCTGCAGACCGCGATCAACCCCTATATCTCCATCCTCGGCCCGATCGAGACGGCGGCACGCCGCATCGCGCTGATGGGCATCTGCAACAAGATCGCCGGCATCCTGGCGCCGATCGTGATCGGTACCGTGGTGCTGCATGGCATCGGCGATCTCTCGGCGACGGTCGCCGCCGCCGATGAGGCCACCAAGGCACAGCTGCTCAACGAGTTCGCCGCCAAGATCCACGCGCCGTACCTGGCCATGGCCGGCCTGCTGGTGCTGCTGGCGGTGGCCGTGCTGTTCTCGCCGCTGCCGGAAATCAAGTCGTCCGAAGCCAATGCCACGCCGGTCGCGGCCGGCGCCGCCGAACGGCGCAGCATCTTCCAGTTCCCGCACCTGTGGCTGGGCGTGCTGTGCCTGTTCGTCTACGTGGGCGTGGAGGTGATGGCCGGCGATGCGATCGGTACCTACGGCCACGGCTTCGACCTGCCACTGGACCAGACCAAGATGTTCACGGCATTCACGCTGTTCGCCATGCTCATCGGCTACGTGGTCGGCCTGCTGGTGATTCCCAACGTGGTGTCGCAGTCGCGCTACCTGACCTTCTCCGCCGTGCTGGGCGTGGTGTTCTGCCTCGGCGCCTGGGCCACCCACGGCTACGTATCGGTGGCCTTCGTGGCCCTGCTGGGCTTCGCCAACGCCATGATGTGGCCGGCGATCTTCCCGCTGGCGATCCGCGGCCTGGGCCGCTTCACCGAGACCGGCTCGGCGCTGCTGGTGATGGGCATCGCCGGCGGCGCGATCATTCCGCAGCTGTTCGCCGTGCTCAAGCAGCACATCGACTTCCAGCTGGTGTTCGTGCTGCTGATGGTGCCCTGCTACCTGTACATCCTGTTCTACTCGGTGATCGGCCATCGCGCCGGCCTGCCGCAGGACAAGGCCTGA
- a CDS encoding LacI family DNA-binding transcriptional regulator: MRRATIKDVAEKAKVSLKTVSRVINNEPSVMQATRARVLRAIAELDYEPDPSARNLRSGTTFVIGLVYDNPNPYHIIGVQNGVLAACRETGFGLQIHPCDSSSPLLADELADWVQRSRLAGLVLTAPMSERRDLIQALTARGIKLVRIIAATEDPADGACVFVDDREAAYEITEHLIQLGHQRIGFLWGGISHRSSGERYAGYEAALKDYGMTVDKHLVVQGDYTFDDGFRGARRLLALREPPTAIFGSNDEIAAGVLAAAKSAGMNVPYDLSIAGFEDSPFSRQSWPPLTTAKQATEDIARHAARLLIAQLRSDAYDDAPAPLHNQGFVPQLVVRGSTAPMRPAGARPLSSDPA, from the coding sequence ATGCGCAGAGCGACCATCAAGGACGTTGCGGAGAAGGCCAAGGTCTCGCTGAAGACGGTCTCGCGGGTGATCAACAACGAGCCTTCGGTGATGCAGGCCACCCGTGCGCGGGTACTGCGTGCCATCGCCGAGCTCGATTACGAGCCCGATCCGTCCGCGCGCAACCTGCGCAGCGGCACCACCTTCGTGATCGGGCTGGTCTACGACAACCCGAACCCGTACCACATCATCGGCGTGCAGAACGGCGTGCTGGCCGCCTGCCGCGAGACCGGTTTCGGCCTGCAGATCCATCCCTGCGATTCCAGCTCGCCGCTGCTGGCTGATGAACTCGCCGACTGGGTGCAGCGCTCGCGCCTGGCCGGGCTGGTGCTGACCGCGCCGATGTCCGAACGCCGCGACCTGATCCAGGCGCTGACCGCGCGCGGCATCAAGCTGGTGCGCATCATTGCGGCCACCGAAGACCCGGCCGACGGTGCCTGCGTATTCGTCGACGACCGCGAGGCCGCCTACGAGATCACCGAGCACCTGATCCAGCTGGGCCACCAGCGCATCGGCTTCCTCTGGGGCGGCATCTCGCACCGCTCCTCGGGCGAGCGCTATGCCGGTTACGAAGCCGCGCTGAAGGACTACGGCATGACCGTGGACAAGCATCTGGTGGTGCAGGGCGACTACACCTTCGACGATGGTTTCCGCGGCGCGCGCCGCCTGCTGGCGCTGCGCGAGCCGCCCACCGCCATCTTCGGTTCCAACGACGAAATCGCTGCCGGCGTGCTGGCCGCTGCCAAGTCGGCCGGCATGAACGTGCCCTACGACCTGTCCATTGCCGGTTTCGAGGACAGCCCGTTCTCGCGCCAGTCGTGGCCGCCGCTGACCACCGCCAAGCAGGCCACCGAGGACATCGCCCGCCATGCCGCGCGCCTGCTGATCGCGCAGCTGCGCAGCGACGCCTACGACGATGCGCCGGCACCGCTGCACAACCAGGGCTTCGTGCCGCAGCTGGTGGTGCGCGGTTCGACCGCGCCGATGCGCCCGGCCGGCGCACGCCCCCTTTCTTCCGATCCTGCCTGA